One genomic window of Kosmotoga olearia TBF 19.5.1 includes the following:
- a CDS encoding DHH family phosphoesterase, translating to MNSLMSEIEQAKKIVVCGHIMPDGDCISSVMSLSLGLEKLGKKVTPAIDWEIPSKFYEFPHVDKIIPYSEELQLSDLLIVVDASSPDRIGGFQSLMKSGIRTIVIDHHKTNTYFGNVCWVDPKYSSTAQMVYHLLKLLDVNYDEELALLNYLGIATDTGFFRYSSVDASVFEDAADLVRQGARPDVVSRIILDSRRIEEFYLEREALAKLKLCCDGKFAYSYLEKESFDKYGMTTNDFIGFVGELRSINTVEVAMFASEASKGEAHVSLRSKCYFDVSEVALAFGGGGHERAAGFTLKYEGELLKAIKEVIEFIEERLRDSEN from the coding sequence ATGAATTCACTCATGTCTGAAATCGAACAAGCAAAAAAAATCGTTGTATGCGGTCATATCATGCCTGATGGTGATTGTATATCTTCGGTCATGTCGCTGAGCCTTGGATTAGAAAAACTGGGAAAAAAGGTTACACCTGCCATTGATTGGGAAATTCCATCTAAATTTTATGAATTTCCACACGTTGATAAGATAATCCCTTACTCCGAAGAACTTCAGCTTTCAGATCTTTTGATAGTGGTTGATGCTTCTTCTCCTGACAGAATAGGTGGGTTTCAATCCCTGATGAAGAGCGGTATAAGAACCATCGTTATCGACCATCACAAAACAAACACTTATTTTGGGAACGTATGTTGGGTCGATCCGAAATACTCCAGCACAGCCCAGATGGTCTATCACCTTTTGAAATTGCTGGACGTGAACTACGACGAAGAGCTTGCTCTCTTGAATTATCTCGGTATAGCCACAGACACAGGTTTTTTCAGATACTCCAGTGTTGATGCCTCTGTTTTCGAAGACGCTGCTGATCTGGTAAGGCAGGGCGCCAGGCCTGACGTAGTATCAAGAATAATCCTCGATAGCAGAAGAATCGAAGAGTTTTATCTGGAAAGAGAGGCATTGGCGAAACTTAAACTATGTTGCGATGGGAAATTTGCCTATTCATACTTAGAAAAAGAGAGCTTCGATAAATATGGAATGACCACCAACGATTTCATAGGGTTCGTTGGGGAATTGCGTTCCATAAATACGGTTGAGGTCGCTATGTTCGCCTCGGAAGCTTCCAAAGGGGAGGCTCATGTGAGCTTAAGATCAAAATGCTATTTTGATGTGAGTGAGGTGGCTCTTGCTTTTGGCGGTGGCGGGCATGAAAGAGCCGCAGGATTTACCTTAAAATACGAGGGAGAACTTTTAAAAGCTATCAAGGAGGTTATTGAATTCATTGAAGAAAGGTTGCGTGATAGTGAGAACTAA
- a CDS encoding site-2 protease family protein, with protein sequence MIRNFISLTPAVISVIFIREYARYLLGKAFSGNSKLEKPGFVKRIDPLGMLMLYFFHFGWSRPYPLNYWKIKKRGTWKALLTATSGSIANFLFGLTVGLVFYLTGAHNYSSFFADPVYNPGSPLLNYFSDVLYWTMITHLNTSLFNLLPFPPLDGSNVFTILLPERYLIWLAKYEIYGVLTLIVLSLLGVIQMIMWPVTRFVEFLAHLAAF encoded by the coding sequence ATGATACGTAATTTCATTTCTTTAACCCCTGCGGTTATTTCTGTTATCTTTATTCGTGAATATGCCCGCTATCTTTTGGGAAAGGCCTTCAGCGGGAATTCTAAGCTCGAAAAGCCTGGGTTCGTAAAACGAATAGATCCATTGGGTATGCTGATGCTGTATTTCTTTCATTTTGGTTGGTCCAGGCCTTATCCGTTGAACTACTGGAAAATCAAGAAAAGAGGCACATGGAAGGCTTTACTAACAGCCACATCAGGTTCCATTGCAAATTTTTTATTTGGATTAACGGTAGGGTTGGTATTTTATCTAACGGGTGCTCACAATTACTCGTCGTTTTTTGCTGATCCGGTGTATAACCCGGGGTCACCACTTCTTAATTATTTTTCCGATGTTCTTTACTGGACAATGATCACGCACCTGAACACCTCTCTCTTCAATCTGCTACCTTTTCCACCTCTTGATGGGTCGAATGTATTTACCATATTGCTTCCAGAAAGATACCTCATATGGCTGGCCAAATATGAGATTTATGGGGTTTTGACTTTGATAGTACTATCGCTTCTGGGAGTCATTCAGATGATAATGTGGCCGGTAACCCGGTTTGTTGAGTTTTTAGCGCATCTGGCGGCGTTTTGA
- the rsmI gene encoding 16S rRNA (cytidine(1402)-2'-O)-methyltransferase — protein sequence MENKGKLWIVSTPIGNLEDITFRAVKILQSVNLILAEDTRRTKGLLTHLGITEKKLISLNEHNQEKRIARVLEGLENGEAVALVSDAGMPVISDPGYKLVNACIDHGFEVDSAPGPSAVTTAVALSGFPGSKFTFLGFLPRGKKRRRIFRKIAEGLYEDSLIVFFESPYRLLESLKDWLEIVGDRRGFVGRELTKIHQELVYGTLSEILEHFSKEKVLGEITVVISSKGESGGF from the coding sequence ATGGAAAATAAGGGTAAACTATGGATCGTTTCAACACCAATAGGCAATCTTGAGGACATAACCTTCAGGGCTGTAAAAATCCTTCAATCAGTGAATTTGATACTCGCAGAAGACACAAGAAGGACAAAAGGGCTTTTGACCCATCTCGGCATAACGGAAAAGAAACTGATATCGCTCAATGAACACAACCAGGAAAAACGGATCGCTCGGGTGCTTGAAGGGTTGGAAAATGGTGAGGCTGTTGCATTAGTCAGCGATGCAGGGATGCCTGTAATTTCGGACCCCGGATACAAGCTGGTAAACGCATGTATCGATCATGGATTTGAGGTGGATTCAGCTCCCGGTCCAAGCGCTGTTACAACAGCCGTTGCTTTGAGTGGTTTCCCTGGGTCAAAATTTACCTTTTTAGGATTCTTACCTCGCGGGAAAAAGCGTAGAAGAATCTTCCGAAAGATTGCCGAGGGGCTTTATGAGGATTCTTTAATTGTGTTTTTTGAATCTCCATATAGGCTTCTGGAAAGCCTTAAGGATTGGTTAGAGATCGTTGGTGATAGAAGGGGCTTCGTTGGAAGGGAATTGACGAAGATACATCAGGAACTGGTGTATGGGACCCTGTCAGAGATTCTTGAGCATTTCAGCAAAGAGAAGGTTCTCGGAGAGATCACGGTGGTAATTTCCAGCAAAGGGGAAAGTGGTGGTTTTTGA
- a CDS encoding purine-nucleoside phosphorylase gives MSMKDYKKLAKHLLERTNVKPEFALILGSGLGYLTKYFEDSHAISYSELEGFPQSTVEGHAGRFVLGKFHGKNVIAMDGRFHYYEGHEIKDVVTPIYVFKEMGISRLIITNAAGGINRSFEPGDIVAITDIINFAFRNPLIGPNDERYGVRFPDMSKTIDFDWLEKVEKTAESRGIKLKRGTYVWVTGPSYETPAEIKAYEFSGADMVGMSTVPEIIAARHCGINLIAFSCITNMASGILDKKLVHEEVVQTAQRVKSAFSKVVGIALEV, from the coding sequence ATGAGTATGAAAGACTACAAAAAACTTGCAAAACACCTTCTTGAACGCACAAACGTAAAGCCTGAATTCGCTCTGATTCTTGGATCTGGATTGGGATATCTAACAAAATATTTTGAAGATTCCCATGCTATTTCATATTCCGAACTGGAAGGTTTTCCTCAAAGTACTGTTGAAGGACACGCAGGAAGATTCGTTCTCGGAAAATTCCATGGAAAAAACGTTATAGCCATGGACGGTCGTTTCCACTATTATGAAGGCCACGAAATAAAAGATGTTGTGACACCGATCTATGTTTTCAAAGAAATGGGAATTTCGCGTCTCATAATAACCAATGCCGCAGGTGGTATAAATCGTTCCTTCGAACCCGGAGATATAGTGGCAATAACAGATATTATAAATTTCGCTTTCAGAAATCCACTCATCGGCCCTAATGACGAAAGATACGGTGTCAGATTTCCTGATATGTCGAAAACAATCGACTTCGATTGGCTTGAAAAAGTCGAAAAAACTGCTGAATCCAGGGGAATAAAACTAAAACGCGGAACATATGTGTGGGTTACCGGTCCATCCTACGAAACACCAGCCGAGATAAAGGCTTACGAATTTTCGGGAGCTGACATGGTTGGAATGTCAACAGTTCCTGAGATAATTGCCGCGAGACATTGCGGTATAAATCTCATAGCTTTTTCTTGCATAACGAACATGGCTTCAGGTATATTAGACAAAAAACTCGTCCATGAAGAGGTTGTCCAGACAGCTCAAAGAGTCAAAAGCGCTTTCAGCAAAGTCGTAGGCATAGCTTTAGAAGTTTAA
- a CDS encoding RluA family pseudouridine synthase: MKGTKEMKYFEKQFKVDEKTFYRRLDKFLRHVLPDLKLSSIYKLLRKGNVRVNGKRIKAPSYELSLGDVVAVNYRGNIEYLKRLKESRELIPHNLPIKILYEDESFLAVDKPAGLAVHPGKGVQIVTLIEGLLAYGKRNGFKPFLVHRLDKHTSGVLLVAKSPQAARELTAMFREKRIDKRYVTLVKGLPEKSRAYLKDVIDGLREESEYIVKKAYSGCSFLEVRLFTGKKHQIRRQMAKIGHPVVGDDVYGDREFNRNFKKRYELKRYFLHCMKMGFIHPKTGHYVEVLSELPDDLKKVLEKLS; encoded by the coding sequence TTGAAAGGAACGAAAGAAATGAAGTACTTTGAAAAACAGTTCAAGGTGGATGAAAAAACTTTCTACAGAAGACTCGATAAATTTTTGAGGCATGTCTTGCCGGATTTGAAATTGTCATCCATTTATAAGCTTCTGAGAAAGGGAAACGTGAGGGTAAATGGAAAAAGAATAAAGGCCCCTTCTTATGAACTTTCGTTGGGGGATGTTGTCGCCGTGAATTATCGGGGTAACATTGAATACTTGAAACGTTTGAAAGAATCTCGTGAGCTCATTCCACATAATTTGCCTATAAAAATATTGTATGAAGATGAAAGTTTTTTAGCAGTGGACAAACCTGCAGGGCTTGCTGTACACCCCGGTAAAGGAGTGCAGATAGTTACCCTTATTGAAGGACTACTTGCGTATGGAAAAAGAAATGGGTTCAAACCTTTTTTGGTACATAGATTGGATAAACATACGTCGGGGGTGCTGCTGGTTGCAAAGTCGCCGCAGGCTGCACGAGAATTAACAGCTATGTTTAGAGAGAAGAGAATTGATAAGAGATACGTTACTCTTGTCAAAGGTCTTCCCGAAAAATCCCGGGCGTATCTGAAAGATGTAATTGATGGTTTGAGAGAAGAGTCAGAGTATATTGTTAAGAAAGCGTATTCAGGATGTTCTTTTCTTGAGGTGAGGTTATTTACCGGGAAAAAGCATCAAATAAGGCGGCAAATGGCAAAAATTGGGCACCCTGTCGTAGGAGACGATGTTTATGGCGATAGGGAGTTCAACAGAAATTTTAAGAAGCGCTATGAACTGAAGCGTTATTTTCTCCATTGTATGAAAATGGGATTCATTCACCCTAAAACAGGGCATTACGTTGAGGTTCTTTCTGAACTTCCCGATGACCTGAAAAAGGTTCTTGAAAAACTGTCATGA
- the acpP gene encoding acyl carrier protein, whose product MSSEEIFEKVREIISDKLGVEIDDIDLSSDLTEDLGADSLDLVDLVMAFEDEFGIKVDDEQIEGISVVGDIVNYIAKVLGAEDEE is encoded by the coding sequence ATGAGCTCTGAAGAAATATTTGAAAAAGTGAGGGAAATCATTTCTGACAAACTGGGAGTAGAAATTGACGATATCGATCTCAGTTCCGATCTTACTGAGGATCTTGGAGCTGACTCCCTGGATCTGGTAGATCTTGTTATGGCTTTTGAAGACGAGTTTGGCATTAAAGTGGATGATGAGCAAATCGAAGGAATATCAGTGGTTGGAGACATTGTTAATTACATCGCGAAGGTTTTAGGAGCGGAAGACGAGGAATGA
- a CDS encoding 16S rRNA (guanine(527)-N(7))-methyltransferase RsmG has product MIELDEKKEELLTRFLKEIISSKHNLTAIKDFKQAYIKHVEDVLLAVRKLNLCGRYIDIGTGGGVPGIVCAVLFPEAEWYLLDSVGKKVQEIERISLLLGLSNVHFIVGRAEEVAKGYAEFFDGAFLRAVGRADISLEYGTPFVCRTGIVYLFKGPLWREEKEYAERAAKILNLQLKFEKSYYLSDGAERFLVGYERTGELPAGIPRRPGIPKKRPLGGKWNGK; this is encoded by the coding sequence ATGATCGAACTCGACGAAAAAAAGGAAGAGCTTCTCACACGATTCTTAAAAGAGATTATTTCTTCAAAACACAATCTTACAGCTATAAAAGACTTTAAACAGGCTTACATTAAACATGTGGAAGATGTACTGTTAGCGGTACGGAAGCTGAATCTTTGCGGGAGATATATAGATATAGGCACAGGTGGCGGTGTTCCCGGAATCGTTTGTGCTGTACTTTTCCCTGAAGCGGAATGGTACCTTCTCGATTCCGTAGGGAAAAAAGTACAGGAAATCGAAAGAATATCACTGCTCCTGGGATTGAGTAACGTTCATTTCATAGTCGGGAGAGCGGAAGAGGTTGCGAAAGGTTATGCGGAATTTTTTGACGGAGCTTTTTTAAGGGCTGTTGGAAGAGCCGATATTTCTTTGGAATATGGTACTCCTTTTGTCTGTAGAACAGGGATAGTATATCTTTTCAAAGGGCCGTTGTGGAGAGAAGAAAAGGAGTATGCCGAAAGAGCCGCGAAAATTCTTAACCTACAGTTGAAATTCGAAAAATCCTACTATTTGAGTGATGGTGCAGAAAGATTTTTAGTGGGTTACGAAAGAACCGGAGAACTTCCGGCGGGAATTCCGCGAAGACCAGGAATCCCTAAAAAGAGGCCTCTTGGGGGAAAGTGGAATGGAAAATAA